CGCGGCCGCCGGTGGCGAGCAGCACCGGCGCGTCCGGCTGCCGCTCCCACCACCAGCGCACCATGCGCGGATCCGTCGTCGCGGCGAGCACGCCGGGGTCGTAGGGATGCGCGCCGGGTGCGGCGCACTCCGCGTAGGGGCACGCGCAGCCGCGGTCCCGCGGCTGCGCGGTCGTCTCCTGTGTCCTGCTCTGCGTCCGGTCCCTGCGGCTGCGCCGCTGCGGTTCCAGGCCCGCTCCGGGTACGACGGGCCACTGCCACTGCGAAGCGAACGTCAGCGCCGCGTCCGGCAGCGCCCGCTGCCCGTTACGCCTGCGCCGCTTTCCGGGATATTCGCGCATAAGCGCTCATCCTTCCGTGGCACCAGGGTCTGCTGGCCGATTCACCTTGCGAGGGTCATACAGTCACTGCGGTCTCGGTGCGGTGTCTGTGCTGCATCGGTGCGCTGATTCGGTGCGTCGGTGCGGTCGGTCGTGCGATGGCGCGCCACGCGTTGGCCGGGCCCGGGTTCTGTCCTCTAGGACGCGCTGCCGCCCGGGCGGGTTCCTGCCGTTGCCGGCTTGTGTGGGGACCTCCGTGTCGAAATCCAGTCGACCGCAGTTGAACAGAGCACCCATCGATTTTCAGCCAATCACAGATGCCCCGCGGACACCACCATGCCGGGGCCGACAACACTGGACATCGCATCACCAGTCCGTGTAAATGTGGATCTATTGCGAGTGGTACAGCATGAGATGGGGGTCTGCAATGCCGCTGAGCGCGATGCCTGTGCCGGTCAGGCCCGTACGGACGGGCCGCGCCGGAACGCGGGCCGCGGGTGCGGAACCCCTGGGCGAAAGCCACCGACGGTGAGCACCCCACCGTTCCCGAATGTGGCCGGAATTGAGCTACAGCGGCTGCTGCGACCCGCCATCGCCCACCCCACCGAGCCCCCCGCGGCCTCGTACGACCGCCTCTCCGCCTGGGCCGGCGACCTCAGCGCACTCCACGAACTCACGGGACGACTCGCCCGCACGACGGAGTTGGAACAGGCGCTGCACGAGATCCTGCGCGCCGGCGCGGAACTCCTCGGCGCGCGCCGGGGGTTCGCCGTCCTGCAGCCCGCCGACGGCCGCGGCCCCGACACCCGCGTCGGATACGGCATCGGCGCCGCGGAACTCGGCGCCATGGAAACCGTGCCACGCGCGTCCACGTCGTACGGGCGCATCCTCGACGCCCCCGCCGCCACCCGCCCCGCCGACGTCTGCCGCCCCGACCTCGCCGCGGAACCCGACCTCCACCCCCGCCACCGCGACATCGCCATGCGCCTCGGCTACGGGGCGGGCTACGCGGTACCGCTCGCGGCCGCGGGGGCCCCGGGCGCGGCGGGGCCGGGGGCGCCGGGCGCAGCGGAGGGCTCTGGACACCCGGGGCCGGGACAGCAGGACCAGGCGGGTATGGCACAACCGGGCCAGACGGGATCCGGACAGCGGACACCCCCGGGGACCGGCCATCCGGGGGTCGGCAATCCGGGGCTCGGCTATCCGGGAGCGGGACTCCCCGGGGCCCTGTTCCCGGGAGGGGCACTCCCGGGAACAGGGCACGCCGGCTACGGGCCGCAGCGGCCCGCGGCGGCCGGACCCGCGCCGGCCGACCACGCCGGCCCTCACGACCACGGGCCCGCGGCTCCCCGGCCGCCGGCCGCCGGACCCCCGGCACCCGGCCGCCCGCACCCGCACCCGCACCCGCACACCGGGCAGCCGCTGCCGGGACAGCCCGGGGACGCCCCCGGACCCGTACACCCGGAGACACCGGGACCCGTACCGGCCGGCCCGCCCGCCTACCGCACCGGCACCCACCCCGCCCCCGCCGCGCCCCCCGCCCTCCTCGGCGCCGCCGAGTGGCTCTACGACGGGCCCGCCCGCCCCACCGACCGGCAGCGCCGCATCGCCGGCCTCTACACCCGCCGCGCCGGCGACCACCTCGCCCGGCTCCTCGACCTCACCCGCGCCCGCACCGCCGCCGACGGCGTCCGCGCCGCCCTGCTCCCGTCCCGCCTCCCCCGCGTCGCCGGCGCCCGCGTCGCCGTCCGGCACCGCACGGGCCCCCTCGGCGGCGGCGACTTCTACGACGTCCTCCCCCTCCCCGACGGCGCCCTCGGCCTCGCCGTCGGCTCCGCGGGCGGCGGCGGACCCGCGGCCGTCGCCGCCATGGGCCAGTTGCGGGCCGGACTGCGCGCGTACGCCGTCATGGAAGGCGAAGACCCCGTCGCCGTCCTCTCCGACCTCGAACTCCTCATGCGGCTCACCGAACCCGGCCGCCGCGCCACCGCCCTCTTCGCCTACGCGCCGCCCGGCCGCCGCAGCATCGTCGTCGCCGGCGCCGGACACTGCCCGCCGCTCGTCACGGGCCCCTGGCGCACCGAGTACGCCGAGACCACCCTCTCCGCGCCGCTGAACATGCTCACCTGCTGGGAAGCGCCCAGCGTCACCATCGACCCCGCGCCAGGAGAAACCGTCCTCCTCTACACCGACGGCCTCCTCCACCGCACCGGCCGGCCCACCGACCAGGCCATGACCCGCCTCCACCACGCCGCCGCCACCGCCCCCGCACCCGTACGCGACGACCCCGAAGCGCTCACCGACCACGTCCTCGCCCGCCTGCTGCCCGCAGGCCCCCACGACGGCGCCGACCACCCCGAGGACGTCGTCCTCCTCGCCGTACAGCTCACCGGCTGACCGCCATCCGGACCACCGGCCGCCCGCCGGGCGGCGCGCCCCGGCCCGCGTCGTTCGAAACGTCACTGCTCGCGGGGTCTGCGCGGCGCGCCCCCGGCCGTACGCTGGGAGCGGCCGACGCATCGCAGAGGAGGAAGCCGTGACCCAGGAGCAGCCGCAGACCCGGACGCCCGAGACCGCGGAGACCGCGGAACCCGCGGAGACCGCGCCCGGAGCGACCGCGGAAGGCGCCGAGGGCGCGGAGGGCGCCGAGGAGAAGCCCGTCAAACAGCGGAAGAACGGCCTGTACGGGGCTCTCTCCGACGAGCTCGCCGAGAACATGAAGTCCGGCTGGGCCGACACCGAGCGCCACGACCTCCAGCCCCTCCCCCAGGCCCCGTACGCCGCCGAGCGCCGCGCCGCGCTCTCCGCGCGCTTCCCCGGCGAACGCCTCGTCATCCCCGCCGGCAACCTCAAGGTCCGGGCCAACGACACCGAATACCCCTTCCGGCCCTCCTCCGACTACGCCTACCTCACCGGCGACCGGACCGAGGACGGCGTGCTCGTCCTGGAGCCCGTCACCACCGGCGACGGCACCCCGGGACACGAGGCGACCGCGTACCTGCTGCCGCGCTCCGACCGGACCAACGGCGAGTTCTGGCTCTCCGGCCAGGGTGAACTGTGGGTCGGCCGGCGCAACAGCCTCACCGAGAACGAGAAGCTGCTCGGCCTCCCCGTCAAGGACGTCCGCAAGCTGACCGAGCACCTGGCGGAGGCCACCGGCCCCGTACGGCTGCTGCGCGGCTACGACGCCGCCGTCGACAAGGCCCTCGACGACAAGGTCACCGGCGAGCGGGACGAGGAGTTCCGCGTCTTCCTCTCCGAGATGCGTCTCGTCAAGGACGAGTTCGAGATCGCGGAGCTGGAGTACGCGTGCGAGTCGACCGCGCGCGGCTTCGAGGACGTCGTGAAGGTCCTCGACCGGGCCGAGGCCACCAGCGAGCGCTACATCGAGGGCACGTTCTTCCTCCGCGCGCGCGTCGAGGGCAACGACGTCGGCTACAGCTCCATCTGCGCCTCCGGCCCCCACGCCACCACGCTGCACTGGGTGCGCAACGACGGCCCCGTCCGCTCCGGCGAACTGCTCCTGCTCGACGCCGGCGTCGAAACCCGCAACCTCTACACCGCCGACGTCACCCGCACCCTCCCCATCGACGGCACGTACACGCCGCTGCAGCGGCGGATCTACGACGCCGTGTACGAGGCGCAGGAGGCGGGCATCGCCGCCGTCCGGCCGGGGGCGGCGTACCGCGACTTCCACGACGCGTCGCAGCGGGTGCTGGCGGCGAAGCTCATCGAGTGGGGGCTGCTCCAGGTCGAGGACGTGGACAAGGTGCTGGAGCTGGGGCTCCAGCGACGCTGGACGCTGCACGGCACGGGGCACATGCTCGGCATCGACGTCCACGACTGCGCCGCGGCCCGCACCGAGGAGTACGTGGGCGGCACGCTGCGGCCGGGGATGTGCCTGACGGTGGAGCCGGGGCTGTACTTCCAGGCGGACGACCTGACGGTGCCGGACGAGTACCGGGGCATCGGCGTGCGGATCGAGGACGACATCCTGGTGACGGAGGACGGCTGCCGGAACCTGTCGGCCGGGCTGCCGCGGCAGGCGGACGAGGTCGAGGCGTGGATGGCGCGGCTGCGGGCCTGATTCGCGTGACGGTGCGGAGCACCGGCCGG
The Streptomyces sp. CNQ-509 DNA segment above includes these coding regions:
- a CDS encoding GAF domain-containing SpoIIE family protein phosphatase: MAGIELQRLLRPAIAHPTEPPAASYDRLSAWAGDLSALHELTGRLARTTELEQALHEILRAGAELLGARRGFAVLQPADGRGPDTRVGYGIGAAELGAMETVPRASTSYGRILDAPAATRPADVCRPDLAAEPDLHPRHRDIAMRLGYGAGYAVPLAAAGAPGAAGPGAPGAAEGSGHPGPGQQDQAGMAQPGQTGSGQRTPPGTGHPGVGNPGLGYPGAGLPGALFPGGALPGTGHAGYGPQRPAAAGPAPADHAGPHDHGPAAPRPPAAGPPAPGRPHPHPHPHTGQPLPGQPGDAPGPVHPETPGPVPAGPPAYRTGTHPAPAAPPALLGAAEWLYDGPARPTDRQRRIAGLYTRRAGDHLARLLDLTRARTAADGVRAALLPSRLPRVAGARVAVRHRTGPLGGGDFYDVLPLPDGALGLAVGSAGGGGPAAVAAMGQLRAGLRAYAVMEGEDPVAVLSDLELLMRLTEPGRRATALFAYAPPGRRSIVVAGAGHCPPLVTGPWRTEYAETTLSAPLNMLTCWEAPSVTIDPAPGETVLLYTDGLLHRTGRPTDQAMTRLHHAAATAPAPVRDDPEALTDHVLARLLPAGPHDGADHPEDVVLLAVQLTG
- a CDS encoding aminopeptidase P family protein, producing the protein MTQEQPQTRTPETAETAEPAETAPGATAEGAEGAEGAEEKPVKQRKNGLYGALSDELAENMKSGWADTERHDLQPLPQAPYAAERRAALSARFPGERLVIPAGNLKVRANDTEYPFRPSSDYAYLTGDRTEDGVLVLEPVTTGDGTPGHEATAYLLPRSDRTNGEFWLSGQGELWVGRRNSLTENEKLLGLPVKDVRKLTEHLAEATGPVRLLRGYDAAVDKALDDKVTGERDEEFRVFLSEMRLVKDEFEIAELEYACESTARGFEDVVKVLDRAEATSERYIEGTFFLRARVEGNDVGYSSICASGPHATTLHWVRNDGPVRSGELLLLDAGVETRNLYTADVTRTLPIDGTYTPLQRRIYDAVYEAQEAGIAAVRPGAAYRDFHDASQRVLAAKLIEWGLLQVEDVDKVLELGLQRRWTLHGTGHMLGIDVHDCAAARTEEYVGGTLRPGMCLTVEPGLYFQADDLTVPDEYRGIGVRIEDDILVTEDGCRNLSAGLPRQADEVEAWMARLRA